A genome region from Alkalimarinus coralli includes the following:
- a CDS encoding Rho-binding antiterminator: MSKILSCDLHDYLEIACLYRYKVKLLSNAGESYVGVPQTTLIKAGSPNKQEVLLFCCENGEEVELELLTLREMHVLTPQAKFSSVKFR; encoded by the coding sequence ATGAGTAAGATATTGAGTTGCGACCTGCATGACTACCTCGAAATCGCTTGTTTATATCGCTATAAAGTAAAGCTTTTATCGAATGCGGGTGAAAGCTATGTGGGGGTTCCACAGACAACCCTAATAAAGGCTGGTTCCCCAAATAAGCAGGAGGTGCTGCTTTTCTGTTGTGAAAATGGAGAAGAGGTCGAGCTGGAGCTACTGACACTAAGAGAAATGCACGTACTGACTCCGCAAGCCAAATTTAGCTCAGTTAAGTTCCGTTAA
- a CDS encoding glutathione S-transferase family protein, producing the protein MGLIVDGQWVDKWYSTDKTKGEFVRQESRFRNHLSSEEGASFKPEKGRYHLYVSLACPWAHRTLIFRKIKQLEDIVSVSVVQPKMLENGWEFGESGDSLYGLNYLYQLYLKAAPDYQGRVTVPVLWDKKTESIVNNESAEIIRIFNSAFNGLTGNTDDYYPEALSAEIDVVNERVYNTINNGVYRAGFATTQDAYENAYHSLFDSLDWLEERLSAQRYLVGNTVTEADWRLFTTLVRFDAVYHGHFKCNRQKLSEFENISHYLRELYQVPGVKETVDLEYTKTHYYGSHLTINPTGIVPLGPLENFGRPHDRAKFD; encoded by the coding sequence ATGGGCTTAATTGTAGATGGTCAGTGGGTAGACAAGTGGTATTCAACTGATAAGACAAAGGGGGAATTTGTTCGTCAGGAAAGCCGGTTTAGAAATCACCTGTCATCCGAAGAGGGCGCTTCTTTCAAACCAGAAAAGGGACGCTACCATCTATATGTCTCGCTGGCCTGTCCTTGGGCGCATCGAACACTTATCTTTCGTAAAATTAAGCAGCTTGAAGACATTGTATCGGTCAGTGTAGTGCAACCTAAAATGTTGGAAAATGGCTGGGAGTTTGGCGAATCGGGCGACTCTTTGTATGGGTTAAACTACCTCTACCAACTCTACCTGAAAGCGGCACCCGACTACCAAGGGCGGGTGACTGTGCCTGTTCTCTGGGATAAAAAAACAGAGTCAATCGTGAATAATGAGTCAGCAGAGATTATTCGAATTTTTAATTCAGCATTTAATGGGCTGACCGGAAATACCGATGATTATTACCCTGAAGCGTTAAGCGCTGAAATTGATGTTGTTAATGAACGAGTTTATAACACTATCAACAACGGGGTATACCGTGCCGGGTTTGCGACAACTCAGGATGCGTACGAGAACGCTTATCACTCACTGTTTGATTCGCTGGACTGGTTAGAAGAACGCTTAAGTGCCCAACGTTACCTGGTTGGTAATACGGTTACCGAGGCTGATTGGCGCTTATTTACCACACTGGTACGCTTTGATGCTGTTTATCATGGGCATTTTAAGTGTAATCGCCAGAAGTTAAGCGAGTTTGAGAATATAAGTCACTATTTGAGAGAGCTATACCAAGTACCGGGTGTTAAAGAGACGGTTGATCTCGAATACACCAAAACACACTACTATGGCAGCCACTTGACGATAAACCCAACGGGTATTGTGCCTTTAGGGCCTCTGGAAAACTTTGGTCGTCCCCACGACCGAGCTAAATTTGATTAG
- a CDS encoding glutathione S-transferase family protein, translating into MKIYEMKIAPNPRRVRIFLAEKNIPMEFVELDVQKGENLTEAFRAKNPLMKVPVLELDNGKTICESVAICRYFEETNPERPLFGRDAEEKAIIEMWQRWVEFYFLMPTGMCFQHSSGYFKDRMNPIEEWGRECRSHAEKFFDILDNQLANNRFVAGEEFSIADITALCTVDFNRVNRLSIKPEQVHLLRWYKEVSSRPSAKA; encoded by the coding sequence ATGAAAATCTATGAGATGAAAATTGCACCTAACCCACGTCGAGTACGTATTTTTCTTGCTGAGAAAAATATACCGATGGAGTTTGTTGAGCTGGATGTGCAGAAAGGTGAAAACCTTACCGAGGCGTTTCGTGCAAAAAATCCGCTAATGAAAGTGCCAGTGTTAGAGCTTGATAACGGAAAGACTATTTGTGAGAGCGTGGCTATTTGCAGGTACTTTGAAGAAACAAACCCGGAGCGCCCTTTGTTTGGTCGCGATGCAGAAGAGAAAGCGATTATTGAAATGTGGCAGCGTTGGGTCGAGTTTTATTTTTTGATGCCAACGGGCATGTGCTTTCAACATAGCAGTGGTTATTTTAAAGACCGAATGAACCCGATTGAAGAGTGGGGCCGTGAGTGCAGGTCTCACGCGGAGAAATTCTTTGATATTTTGGACAACCAGTTGGCCAACAACCGTTTTGTTGCGGGAGAAGAATTCTCTATCGCGGATATAACGGCCTTATGCACGGTGGACTTTAATCGGGTAAACAGGTTATCGATTAAGCCAGAGCAGGTTCATCTGCTACGCTGGTATAAAGAAGTATCAAGCCGACCCTCTGCAAAAGCTTAA
- a CDS encoding sensor histidine kinase: MNNRPPPSHVKVHHKLFLKIMAVFWMTIILTTIANITITSQISNIEHKADKVRSQIESLANDGVTIYETSGKKALNKWYERIYDDYEISAVLYLHSSDKSSRKRKKLGAPVRGEREDDHREDDHDRYRDRHDEREGRSHDREEVEYDEKAAPRKHFDFRRPPINPRVSVISPSGQRYLFKVLPSPYLYKTLRSSNEFRWLRLGVTLLIILIASLWLGRHVVKPVITLKQASQKMATGELSARVGARVGSRKDELGELGRSFDEMADQLEKTITGQKQLLRDISHEIRTPLTRQRIAIDLAREQLAEDDPSLSMLNKIETQNNKLNELIENLLTLNRLNEGASQLPMELVDLPPLLAELLDDAEIEARTKKINMQQQGLSKALINGNRILLARAFENIVGNTLKYSPESAIVSVDISSVDGGILVAIEDQGPGLSEEEIKHVFTPFYRADNSRTQSTGGYGLGLSIVKKVIDLHGGNVELQSPETGGLCVRVFLPLPQGNNR; encoded by the coding sequence ATGAATAACCGACCGCCCCCCAGTCACGTTAAAGTACACCATAAGCTTTTTCTAAAAATTATGGCGGTATTCTGGATGACAATTATCCTCACCACCATTGCCAACATCACCATCACATCTCAAATCAGCAACATTGAACATAAAGCGGATAAGGTTAGAAGCCAAATTGAGAGTCTCGCCAACGACGGCGTGACCATTTATGAAACGTCTGGAAAAAAAGCGTTGAACAAGTGGTATGAACGCATCTACGACGATTATGAAATTAGTGCAGTGCTTTATCTTCATAGCAGCGATAAAAGCAGCCGCAAGCGCAAGAAGTTAGGTGCCCCTGTGCGCGGGGAAAGAGAAGACGATCATAGAGAAGACGATCATGACCGATATAGAGATCGGCATGATGAGCGGGAGGGTCGCTCACACGACAGAGAAGAAGTAGAGTACGACGAAAAAGCGGCCCCCAGAAAACACTTTGATTTCCGCCGCCCCCCTATTAACCCGAGGGTTTCAGTTATATCTCCGAGTGGCCAGCGATACCTTTTTAAGGTACTTCCATCACCCTACCTATATAAAACACTTAGATCTTCCAATGAATTCCGCTGGCTGCGCTTGGGCGTGACACTGCTCATTATTCTTATTGCATCACTCTGGCTTGGCAGGCACGTGGTTAAGCCGGTCATCACCCTCAAGCAGGCAAGTCAGAAAATGGCAACCGGTGAATTGTCAGCCCGAGTGGGGGCACGTGTTGGCAGTAGAAAAGACGAACTGGGGGAACTGGGCCGTTCCTTTGATGAGATGGCCGACCAGTTGGAAAAGACTATTACTGGGCAGAAGCAGCTACTAAGGGATATTTCTCACGAAATAAGAACACCGCTCACCCGGCAACGCATTGCCATAGACCTGGCACGCGAACAACTCGCTGAAGACGACCCCTCTCTCTCAATGCTCAACAAGATTGAGACCCAGAACAACAAACTAAATGAACTTATCGAAAACCTGCTGACCCTGAACCGGCTTAATGAAGGTGCAAGTCAGCTACCGATGGAGCTAGTAGATTTGCCCCCTCTATTAGCTGAGCTATTAGATGATGCGGAGATCGAAGCCCGAACAAAAAAAATTAACATGCAGCAACAGGGACTTAGCAAAGCGCTGATCAACGGCAACCGCATACTGCTCGCCAGAGCATTTGAGAATATTGTAGGCAATACACTCAAATACAGCCCGGAAAGTGCCATTGTTTCAGTTGATATCTCATCAGTAGATGGTGGGATACTGGTGGCAATAGAAGACCAGGGGCCCGGCCTCAGCGAAGAAGAAATCAAACACGTCTTTACCCCGTTTTATCGAGCGGATAACTCACGCACTCAGTCAACCGGTGGGTATGGGCTTGGTTTATCAATCGTCAAAAAAGTGATTGATTTACATGGCGGTAACGTTGAGCTGCAATCGCCCGAAACCGGCGGCCTTTGTGTACGGGTTTTCCTTCCTTTGCCACAGGGCAATAACCGCTAG
- a CDS encoding glutathione S-transferase family protein: MIDLYTSPTPNGHKVSIALEEMSLPYHVIAMDISTGVQKQPEYLKLNPNGRIPTIVDRENDDFTVFESGAILVYLAEKSGMFNGGSAKERSVILQWLMFQMGGVGPMMGQANVFYRYFPEKIQPAIDRYQHEVRRLFTVLDNRLADHEYLAGDYSIADMANWAWVRTYKWSGVDIGGLDNLSRWVEQVSARPAAAKGISIPQRPDPEAVVKGAQNIVVK; encoded by the coding sequence ATGATTGACCTTTATACGTCTCCGACTCCAAATGGGCACAAAGTAAGCATTGCACTAGAAGAGATGAGTTTGCCCTATCACGTCATTGCCATGGATATTTCAACTGGGGTGCAGAAACAACCTGAATACTTGAAGTTAAACCCCAACGGCCGGATACCGACCATTGTTGACCGGGAAAACGATGACTTTACGGTGTTTGAATCAGGCGCGATCCTGGTATATCTCGCTGAAAAGAGTGGGATGTTTAACGGGGGCTCAGCAAAAGAGCGCTCTGTCATCCTGCAATGGCTGATGTTCCAAATGGGAGGTGTGGGGCCGATGATGGGGCAGGCCAACGTATTCTACCGCTACTTTCCAGAAAAAATTCAACCAGCCATTGACCGCTACCAACATGAAGTGAGAAGACTCTTTACCGTGCTGGACAATCGTCTGGCAGACCATGAATATCTTGCAGGTGATTACAGTATTGCGGATATGGCAAACTGGGCATGGGTGAGAACCTATAAATGGTCAGGCGTTGACATCGGCGGCTTAGACAATTTGTCTCGTTGGGTTGAGCAGGTTTCCGCACGTCCTGCGGCAGCAAAAGGCATCAGCATTCCTCAGCGGCCAGACCCTGAAGCGGTTGTCAAAGGGGCGCAGAATATCGTCGTTAAGTAA
- a CDS encoding Spy/CpxP family protein refolding chaperone: MKQQPVKQKLRIALIIPTVIAAGLFTASMANADSGWFGKGKHYGSEHHYERMEHLSDMLDMTDDQEAQLKAILKNAKAQGKANKVSRRGMRQAMMSISPDDPQFMTKVEEQADMAASNMKAKMLHFAQVRQDVYAILTEEQKQKMQRMIEKRMKKMERRWDDDDEE, from the coding sequence ATGAAACAACAACCCGTTAAACAGAAGTTACGTATTGCACTGATCATTCCTACCGTTATTGCGGCAGGGCTGTTTACCGCAAGCATGGCCAATGCCGACTCAGGTTGGTTTGGTAAAGGGAAGCATTATGGAAGCGAGCACCATTATGAAAGAATGGAGCACTTGTCCGATATGCTTGATATGACTGATGACCAGGAAGCTCAGCTTAAGGCTATTCTCAAAAATGCAAAAGCGCAGGGAAAGGCGAATAAAGTATCGCGAAGAGGTATGCGTCAAGCGATGATGTCTATAAGCCCGGATGACCCGCAATTCATGACGAAGGTTGAAGAACAGGCTGATATGGCGGCCTCGAATATGAAGGCCAAAATGCTGCACTTCGCTCAGGTCAGACAGGATGTATATGCTATTTTAACCGAAGAGCAAAAACAGAAAATGCAGCGTATGATCGAAAAACGCATGAAGAAAATGGAGAGACGCTGGGATGACGATGACGAAGAGTAA
- the trxC gene encoding thioredoxin TrxC: protein MSTTNVTCPKCNTTNRLPSDRLTHNPNCGKCKKPLFTGKAMELSGANVAAVLNHNEIPVLVDCWAPWCGPCKSFAPVFEQAAKELEPKVRFAKLNTEMNKSLAGRWKIQSIPSLILFQRGKEVARLAGAVPLVQLKKWLSQHGIR, encoded by the coding sequence ATGTCCACTACTAATGTTACTTGCCCAAAATGCAATACCACCAACCGTTTACCTAGCGATCGCCTGACGCATAACCCTAACTGCGGGAAGTGCAAAAAACCGTTGTTCACAGGTAAGGCAATGGAGTTATCCGGGGCTAATGTCGCCGCGGTTCTCAATCATAATGAAATACCTGTGCTGGTTGACTGCTGGGCGCCATGGTGCGGGCCTTGCAAGAGCTTTGCGCCAGTCTTTGAGCAGGCGGCTAAAGAACTGGAGCCTAAGGTACGCTTTGCTAAACTTAACACAGAAATGAATAAGTCGCTGGCAGGACGGTGGAAAATTCAGTCGATACCTTCGTTAATTCTATTTCAGCGTGGCAAGGAGGTTGCCCGCCTGGCTGGCGCTGTCCCGTTGGTGCAACTGAAAAAATGGCTAAGCCAGCACGGTATACGGTGA
- a CDS encoding sensor histidine kinase produces MKRNKLMPNAIFIFIFSIIALVSSFVLYIYWYIEISSGLDDVVLKFDLDPRQVFESQTVLVIVVLSLLVGLILTGLSMTFVYNQKMQQLYRLQNNFINNFTHELKTPVTSLKLYLETFQKHELSKADQQQFIGYMLQDVHRLSDNISNILDLGSIESKQFKGEFVARDAVEFVSSFYRRNAHLFHKGCIDVICPEGGSYNIAINPPLFEMLLINIATNAFKYNHSDTPCLSVEFAERSRHLAIKFVDNGVGIDRSQHRKIFKKFYQVGDSNVMSAKGSGLGLYIVENIAKAHRGKISVISDGAGKGATFVLTVPLSNRRTSNNTGRQNG; encoded by the coding sequence GTGAAACGAAATAAGCTCATGCCCAACGCGATATTTATTTTTATTTTCTCCATTATCGCGCTGGTATCGTCTTTTGTGCTTTATATCTACTGGTATATAGAAATCAGTAGCGGGTTAGATGATGTCGTCCTTAAGTTTGACCTTGATCCGAGGCAGGTTTTTGAATCTCAAACTGTACTGGTTATTGTTGTGCTCTCTTTATTGGTTGGTTTGATTCTCACAGGTCTGTCTATGACATTTGTCTACAACCAGAAAATGCAGCAGCTTTACCGGCTGCAGAACAACTTTATTAATAACTTTACGCACGAACTAAAAACGCCAGTAACGTCTTTAAAGCTGTATTTGGAAACCTTTCAAAAGCACGAGCTGAGCAAAGCTGACCAGCAGCAGTTTATTGGCTATATGCTTCAGGATGTTCATCGTTTATCGGACAATATCAGCAATATTCTTGATTTGGGGAGTATTGAAAGCAAACAGTTTAAAGGTGAGTTTGTCGCCCGTGACGCCGTTGAATTTGTCTCGTCTTTCTATCGCCGAAACGCACATCTGTTTCATAAGGGCTGTATCGATGTTATTTGCCCTGAGGGCGGCTCCTATAATATTGCTATCAACCCGCCATTGTTTGAAATGCTACTGATTAATATAGCGACTAATGCCTTTAAATATAATCACTCCGATACGCCTTGTCTGAGCGTTGAGTTTGCAGAAAGGTCACGCCACCTAGCCATCAAATTTGTCGACAATGGTGTGGGTATTGACCGGTCTCAGCACCGTAAAATCTTCAAAAAGTTTTATCAAGTCGGTGACTCCAATGTGATGTCTGCAAAGGGCAGCGGTCTGGGGCTTTATATTGTAGAGAATATTGCAAAGGCGCATCGTGGCAAGATCAGCGTGATAAGTGATGGCGCAGGGAAGGGAGCGACTTTTGTTTTGACCGTTCCGCTGAGCAACAGGCGAACATCAAATAACACAGGTAGGCAAAATGGGTAG
- a CDS encoding TetR/AcrR family transcriptional regulator gives MARQTAFNPDEKLHLAMQLFWQKGYGQTSMQEIVDTLEINRFSIYNTFGDKQQLFIKSLSHYLDTVFKNLIAPLKGTGNGKTRLDQYLQNLGEKLQSHSGRLGCLIQNTGLELTGSGSNIEREEIGQHLTGMYSALQSELERAFEDALNEGDLSAQRTPLQCADHVLAAIQGLILLRKTLNQPERIKDQMDFLRSTIKEW, from the coding sequence ATGGCTAGACAAACAGCATTTAACCCGGACGAAAAACTTCATTTAGCTATGCAGCTTTTTTGGCAAAAAGGCTACGGCCAAACCTCAATGCAAGAGATCGTAGACACACTGGAGATCAATCGCTTTAGCATTTACAACACCTTTGGCGATAAGCAGCAGCTCTTTATAAAGTCTCTCTCGCATTACCTTGATACGGTGTTTAAAAATCTTATTGCACCGCTCAAAGGCACAGGAAATGGCAAAACCCGATTAGACCAATATTTGCAAAATCTTGGCGAGAAACTGCAGTCGCACAGCGGTCGACTAGGCTGCCTGATTCAGAATACCGGGCTAGAGCTCACCGGGTCAGGAAGTAACATCGAGCGTGAAGAAATCGGCCAACATCTAACGGGGATGTACAGTGCATTACAAAGCGAGCTGGAACGTGCATTTGAGGATGCGCTTAACGAAGGGGATCTGTCCGCACAACGTACTCCTTTACAGTGTGCGGATCATGTTCTTGCGGCCATTCAAGGGCTGATACTGCTGCGGAAGACCTTGAACCAACCAGAGCGGATTAAAGACCAAATGGATTTCTTAAGGTCTACAATCAAAGAGTGGTAG
- a CDS encoding response regulator transcription factor, translating into MKNSPRILLVEDDSEISELLVTLLSNEGFSISCAFNGDDGLTSAIDSEFDLIILDIMLPGRDGLDVLRALRKVKTTPVLMLTARGDDIDRIVGFEMGADDYLPKPFNPRELIVRIKAILRRVGLDHAESTTTAQTKLAIGNIEVRPQSRQVFLDSDEIELTNAEYNILVELMKHPGEVIEKGELTQRALDRKLTLYDRAIDMHVSNLRKKLGETTGGQPRIKTIRGVGYLLRVIEEPSL; encoded by the coding sequence ATGAAAAACTCACCCCGAATACTGCTGGTTGAAGATGATTCAGAAATCAGCGAACTATTAGTCACACTTCTCTCAAATGAAGGGTTTAGCATTAGCTGCGCGTTTAACGGCGACGACGGCTTAACGTCCGCCATTGACAGCGAATTTGATTTAATAATCCTGGATATCATGCTACCAGGACGAGATGGCCTCGACGTATTAAGGGCGCTGCGAAAGGTTAAAACAACACCTGTGCTGATGCTCACTGCAAGAGGTGACGACATCGACCGAATCGTAGGTTTTGAGATGGGCGCCGATGACTATCTGCCAAAACCTTTTAATCCTCGTGAGTTGATCGTTAGAATCAAAGCAATCTTGAGACGGGTAGGGCTGGATCATGCAGAGTCCACCACGACCGCACAAACAAAACTCGCTATCGGCAACATAGAGGTAAGGCCGCAAAGCCGACAAGTATTTCTCGACTCAGACGAAATTGAACTCACCAACGCCGAGTACAATATTCTGGTTGAACTGATGAAGCACCCTGGGGAAGTCATTGAGAAAGGCGAACTGACTCAACGCGCGCTCGACAGAAAATTGACCCTGTATGACCGGGCCATTGACATGCATGTCAGCAACCTCAGAAAAAAACTGGGAGAAACGACAGGCGGGCAACCTCGTATCAAAACCATTCGCGGCGTCGGATATCTGCTTAGAGTCATTGAAGAGCCCAGTCTATGA
- a CDS encoding response regulator transcription factor: protein MGSSTQEDKPIARQRILVVEDESHIADGIRINLQLQGYDVKISTTGSAALIDWKQWQPDLVVLDIMLPGIDGIAVLKSIRLEDERLPVLILSARNSAEDRINGLSHGVDDYLSKPFNLDEFLLRVDRLLKRNGWLTDDASPEPSNPPGNYTFGSNEIDFEHGVAFHEGRKILLTEQELRLLRLFVANRGKVLTRGEILEVAWGVSKSLTTRTVDNFVARFRKYFEDDPKKPLYFRSRRSVGYVFDH, encoded by the coding sequence ATGGGTAGCTCAACACAAGAAGATAAGCCGATAGCCCGTCAGCGTATTTTAGTCGTTGAGGATGAATCTCATATTGCCGATGGGATTAGAATAAACCTTCAGCTACAAGGCTATGATGTCAAAATATCAACGACGGGGTCGGCCGCGCTGATTGATTGGAAACAGTGGCAGCCTGACTTGGTTGTACTGGATATTATGTTACCCGGCATTGACGGCATTGCCGTGTTGAAAAGTATTCGGTTGGAAGATGAGCGTCTTCCGGTGTTAATACTGTCAGCTAGAAACTCGGCAGAAGATCGCATTAACGGACTGTCACATGGTGTTGATGACTACTTGTCGAAGCCCTTTAATTTAGATGAATTCTTGCTCAGGGTTGACCGCTTACTAAAACGTAACGGTTGGTTAACTGATGACGCGTCTCCTGAGCCATCAAACCCACCTGGAAATTACACGTTTGGCTCTAACGAAATAGATTTCGAGCACGGGGTTGCTTTTCATGAGGGCCGGAAGATATTGCTAACAGAGCAAGAGCTACGGTTGCTCAGGTTGTTTGTTGCCAACAGAGGGAAAGTGCTTACCCGGGGAGAAATACTCGAAGTCGCCTGGGGGGTATCAAAAAGTTTAACCACCAGAACGGTCGATAACTTTGTCGCACGGTTTCGAAAATACTTTGAAGATGACCCGAAAAAACCGCTATATTTCAGGAGTCGTCGATCAGTGGGTTATGTGTTTGATCACTAA
- a CDS encoding transglycosylase SLT domain-containing protein → MIKNAVLLTFFTLLLPAPLVAQLNTTQQTYLAALDALSAGKVDTFKSLSESISDYVLSPYLEYQRIKHGKYKDTQSIKAFLARYPDQSISARLKYEWLLSLPGRGEWAQFLDNYDDTIQSRTLNCYYLRALYRSGEQDKAFEMTADAWVVGSSSPKACDPLFKLWLKSAYFKPEFAYERVKLALRKGHTSLASYASNFLKGDQHKAASTMIWVHKNPNILGSTKLFPTANPYMKEVVLHGIKRRIRRRPDAALKYWNVHRSRFDFAPSEVVELEKRIYLGLARQYDDSASSLLASLPSDYDSREVLEWQIRVSLRSRDWASVLKWIRALEKTDGMKQKWHYWKHKAYLALNMDVPRLDKVQLERLADTRSYYGFLAAEFLGKPLTLTHLPLPVALDVYEALGRRPEIDRAKEFLSIGHTNTAKREWQYLARKKESPAGLMSLAKLAYQWGWHNRAITAVIAADHWNDLSIRFPTPHKQTFIDAASQVNLESSWLFAIARQESAFAEKSRSGAGARGLMQLMPATARQTAKKIGLKPSKNSLYDPQYNITLGSTYLASMYERFNNNRALATAAYNAGPHRVKKWIKSSAALPIDVWVETIPYDETRRYVKNVLAFDAIYQHKLGEGSPRLLREFEKIFVSEQMLSDAGRLQRTHTTVAAK, encoded by the coding sequence ATGATCAAAAATGCAGTACTGCTAACATTTTTTACTTTGCTGTTACCCGCACCGTTGGTAGCTCAGCTCAATACGACCCAGCAAACCTACCTGGCTGCGCTGGATGCTTTGAGTGCAGGAAAAGTAGACACCTTTAAATCTCTCAGTGAATCTATTTCCGATTACGTTTTAAGCCCTTATCTTGAGTATCAACGTATAAAGCATGGGAAGTATAAAGACACGCAATCAATTAAGGCCTTTTTAGCACGCTACCCAGACCAGTCGATCAGTGCTCGTTTAAAATATGAGTGGTTGTTAAGCCTGCCGGGAAGAGGGGAGTGGGCGCAATTTCTTGATAATTATGACGATACTATTCAGTCACGCACACTTAACTGCTATTACTTGCGGGCGCTCTACCGCTCGGGGGAGCAGGATAAGGCTTTTGAAATGACTGCCGACGCCTGGGTTGTTGGCAGTTCGTCACCTAAAGCCTGTGACCCTCTATTCAAGCTCTGGCTAAAGTCCGCCTATTTCAAGCCGGAGTTTGCATATGAGCGTGTTAAGTTGGCATTGAGAAAGGGTCACACATCACTGGCCAGCTACGCCAGTAACTTTCTCAAAGGTGATCAGCACAAAGCGGCTTCGACTATGATTTGGGTGCACAAGAACCCCAATATTCTCGGCAGTACCAAGCTTTTCCCTACAGCTAACCCTTACATGAAAGAGGTGGTGCTGCACGGTATCAAGCGCCGCATCCGCCGTAGACCCGATGCCGCACTAAAGTATTGGAACGTGCATCGTAGCCGATTTGATTTTGCCCCGTCAGAAGTGGTTGAGCTGGAAAAGCGCATTTATCTTGGCCTGGCTCGACAGTATGATGATTCTGCCAGCAGTTTGTTGGCATCGTTGCCTTCAGACTATGACTCTCGTGAGGTGCTGGAGTGGCAAATTCGCGTCAGTCTGAGAAGTCGTGACTGGGCGTCTGTTCTTAAGTGGATCAGGGCGCTTGAAAAAACAGATGGCATGAAACAAAAGTGGCACTACTGGAAACATAAGGCTTATTTAGCGCTCAATATGGATGTGCCTCGCTTAGACAAGGTTCAGCTGGAGAGGTTGGCAGATACACGAAGCTATTACGGCTTTCTGGCTGCGGAGTTTCTGGGTAAGCCCTTAACCCTGACTCATTTGCCCTTGCCAGTCGCACTGGATGTGTATGAGGCGCTTGGTCGTCGGCCTGAAATAGATCGGGCGAAAGAGTTTCTCAGTATTGGGCATACCAATACTGCAAAGCGGGAGTGGCAGTATCTGGCGCGTAAAAAAGAGAGTCCGGCTGGTCTGATGTCACTGGCAAAGCTGGCTTATCAGTGGGGGTGGCATAATCGTGCGATTACTGCGGTAATAGCAGCTGACCACTGGAATGACCTGTCTATTCGCTTTCCGACCCCGCATAAGCAGACGTTTATTGATGCTGCATCACAGGTGAACCTGGAGTCATCCTGGTTGTTTGCGATTGCTCGCCAGGAGAGCGCATTTGCAGAGAAGTCTCGCTCAGGTGCTGGTGCAAGAGGCTTGATGCAGTTGATGCCCGCAACGGCCCGGCAGACGGCAAAAAAAATAGGCTTAAAACCGTCCAAAAACTCCTTGTATGACCCTCAATACAACATAACGTTAGGCTCGACTTACCTTGCCTCTATGTATGAGCGGTTTAACAATAACAGAGCATTAGCTACCGCCGCCTACAATGCAGGCCCTCACAGAGTAAAAAAGTGGATAAAGTCGTCAGCGGCGCTGCCAATTGACGTCTGGGTCGAGACAATACCTTATGATGAAACCCGGCGTTATGTTAAAAATGTGTTGGCGTTTGATGCGATATACCAGCATAAGTTAGGGGAAGGAAGCCCACGGTTATTGCGAGAGTTTGAGAAAATATTTGTATCGGAGCAGATGCTGAGTGATGCAGGCAGGCTTCAAAGGACGCATACGACTGTCGCCGCCAAATGA